In one Brassica oleracea var. oleracea cultivar TO1000 chromosome C9, BOL, whole genome shotgun sequence genomic region, the following are encoded:
- the LOC106313473 gene encoding L-type lectin-domain containing receptor kinase IX.1-like translates to MSISILCFCFVLILPCVYSLHFKITRFNQDSPEIAYQGDARANGAVELTNIDYTCSSGWATYGKRIPLWDQEIGKPSDFTTRFSFRVDTRGVMYGNYGHGFAFFIAPAGIQMPPNSAGGFLGLFNETNDKSSFYPLVHVEFDTYSNPEWDPLDMKSHVGINNNSLVSSNATSWNATSHSQDIGRVTIFYDSSRRNLSVSWSYDTTSDPNENSSLSYIIDLSKVMPSEVTIGFSATSGGVTEGNRLVSWEYSSTLELRVIKKVRNDRKGMIIGVSVSVFVLLTFFVVFLKRKQQQNKKAEEKANLRSINDDLERGAGPRKFSYKDLASAANNFSDDRKLGEGGFGAVYKGYLSGLDTMVAIKKFAGGSKQQGKREFITEVKIISSLRHRNLVQLIGWCHEKDEFLMVYEFMPNGSLDAHLFGKKPRLAWGVRCKVTLGIASALLYLHEEWEQCVVHRDIKASNVMLDSNFNAKLGDFGLARFMDHELGPQTTGLAGTFGYMAPEYISTGRASKESDVYSFGVVTLEIVTGRKSVDPRQGRVEPETSLVERVWDLYGKGEVITVVDEKLRINDGFDEKQAECLMVVGLWCAHPDRNSRPSIKQAIQVLNLEAPLPRLPIKMPVATYRVSSSSTGTSVVSSGGAATATFSSAQLGR, encoded by the coding sequence ATGTCCATCTCAATCCTCTGCTTCTGCTTTGTTTTGATTCTCCCTTGTGTCTACTCACTTCATTTTAAAATAACTCGTTTCAACCAAGACAGTCCCGAAATAGCATACCAAGGAGACGCAAGAGCAAACGGAGCTGTTGAGCTTACCAACATCGACTACACTTGCAGTTCCGGCTGGGCTACTTATGGCAAGAGGATTCCTCTGTGGGATCAAGAGATCGGCAAGCCTTCGGATTTCACTACACGCTTCTCCTTCAGGGTTGACACTCGTGGTGTTATGTACGGTAACTACGGCCATGGCTTCGCTTTCTTTATAGCTCCTGCAGGGATCCAAATGCCTCCCAACTCAGCTGGTGGTTTCTTGGGTCTGTTTAATGAAACCAACGATAAGTCTTCTTTTTACCCGCTTGTTCATGTCGAGTTCGACACGTATAGCAATCCAGAATGGGATCCTCTCGACATGAAGTCTCATGTGGGAATCAACAACAACTCTCTTGTTTCTTCTAACGCAACTTCTTGGAATGCGACCTCGCATAGCCAAGATATAGGCCGTGTGACGATCTTCTATGATTCATCCAGAAGAAACTTGAGCGTCTCTTGGAGTTATGACACAACATCTGATCCTAATGAGAACTCGAGCTTATCTTACATCATTGATCTTTCGAAGGTGATGCCATCAGAAGTCACTATTGGATTCTCCGCGACATCTGGAGGGGTCACTGAGGGGAATAGACTTGTGTCGTGGGAGTATAGTTCAACCCTGGAGCTGAGAGTTATCAAGAAAGTTCGAAACGACAGGAAGGGGATGATCATCGGTGTTTCAGTCTCTGTCTTTGTTTTGCTGACCTTCTTTGTTGTCTTCTTGAAACGAAAGCAGCAGCAGAATAAGAAAGCTGAGGAGAAAGCAAACTTGAGATCGATAAATGATGATCTTGAAAGAGGAGCAGGACCAAGAAAGTTTTCTTACAAAGATCTTGCATCAGCTGCCAACAACTTCTCAGATGATAGGAAGCTTGGGGAAGGAGGGTTTGGAGCGGTGTATAAAGGCTACTTAAGCGGGTTAGATACGATGGTTGCGATAAAGAAGTTTGCGGGCGGGTCTAAGCAGCAGGGGAAAAGAGAGTTCATAACGGAAGTAAAGATCATCAGCAGTTTGAGACATCGAAACTTAGTGCAACTTATTGGCTGGTGTCATGAGAAAGATGAGTTTCTAATGGTATACGAGTTCATGCCAAACGGTAGCCTCGACGCCCATCTCTTTGGTAAGAAGCCTCGTCTCGCTTGGGGCGTGAGGTGCAAGGTAACTTTAGGTATAGCCTCTGCTCTGCTGTATCTTCACGAGGAGTGGGAGCAGTGTGTTGTCCACAGAGACATCAAGGCGAGTAATGTGATGCTCGATTCCAATTTCAATGCCAAGCTCGGTGATTTCGGGTTGGCTAGGTTTATGGACCACGAGCTTGGTCCGCAGACTACAGGGTTAGCGGGAACGTTCGGTTACATGGCTCCTGAGTACATAAGCACAGGAAGGGCGAGTAAAGAGTCTGATGTTTACAGCTTTGGAGTTGTTACGTTAGAGATTGTTACAGGAAGAAAATCAGTAGATCCGAGACAAGGAAGAGTTGAGCCTGAGACAAGCCTTGTGGAGAGAGTGTGGGATCTGTACGGGAAAGGAGAAGTGATCACAGTTGTGGATGAGAAACTGAGGATCAATGATGGTTTTGATGAGAAGCAGGCAGAATGTCTTATGGTTGTAGGGTTGTGGTGTGCTCATCCTGATAGGAACTCGAGGCCTTCGATTAAACAAGCCATCCAAGTGTTGAATCTTGAAGCACCGTTGCCTCGTCTTCCTATCAAAATGCCTGTTGCAACTTATCGTGTCTCATCTTCGAGTACTGGAACATCGGTGGTGAGCTCTGGTGGTGCTGCTACTGCAACGTTTTCAAGTGCTCAGCTTGGTCGTTGA
- the LOC106313646 gene encoding probable mediator of RNA polymerase II transcription subunit 19b, which yields MESESAKFGGPRELGGARDLITQYKLLPHHEFFCKRSLPESLSDAHYLHNVVGDTDIRKGEGMQLDQLIPNASHNRDTNARIQPFVLDELKEAFELNDTSPVELPPAEKGALTIASKSKSESKDRDRKHKKHKDRNKDKDREHKKHKHRHKDRSKDKDKDKDRERKKEKSGHHDKKRKHNGNEDLDDAQRHKKSKHKSSKVDER from the exons ATGGAATCAGAGAGTGCCAAGTTTGGAG GTCCAAGAGAATTGGGTGGTGCACGTGATCTTATAACTCAGTACAAGCTGTTGCCACACCATGAGTTCTTTTGCAAGAGATCACTTCCTGAGTCGCTTTCAGATGCTCATTACCTTCACAATGTGGTGGGCGACACAGATATTAGAAAGGGAGAAGGAATGCAGCTGGATCAGCTTATTCCAAATGCGTCTCATAACCGAGATACAAATGCTCGCATCCAACCTTTTGTTCTAGATGAACTTAAGGAGGCTTTTGAGCTTAATGATACATCTCCTGTTGAATTGCCTCCT GCAGAGAAGGGTGCTCTTACCATTGCGTCAAAATCAAAAAGCGAGTCAAAAGATAGGGACAGGAAGCATAAAAAACACAAGGATAGGAATAAGGATAAAGATAGGGAACATAAGAAGCACAAACACAGGCATAAAGATAGGAGCAAAGATAAGGATAAAGACAAGGATCGCGAAAGAAAGAAGGAAAAAAGTGGACACCATGATAAG AAAAGGAAGCACAATGGGAATGAAGATCTTGATGACGCTCAGCGGCACAAAAAGAGCAAG CATAAGAGTTCCAAGGTTGATGAGCGATAG
- the LOC106313957 gene encoding uncharacterized protein LOC106313957 isoform X1, with the protein MEKRRENNTGWNPVPQFGGWDQKGSDETNYSVVFSKARANRKLNKGGVRHSSLGSEQELMASARRHHYHQQHLHHHRETQDDDPVMKKKRILTYINCCIRPN; encoded by the exons ATGGAAAAGAGGAGGGAG AATAATACTGGATGGAATCCAGTTCCACAGTTCGGAGGGTGGGACCAAAAAGGATCAGACGAAACAAACTACTCTGTTGTGTTCTCAAAAGCTCGAGCTAACAGGAAGCTGAACAAAGGTGGTGTCAGACATTCTAGTTTGGGAAGCGAACAAGAACTCATGGCTAGTGCTCGTCGTCATCACTACCATCAACAACATCTTCACCATCACCGTGAAACCCAAGACGATGACCCTGTCATG AAGAAGAAGAGGATCTTGACCTACATTAATTGTTGTATCAGGCCGAACTAG
- the LOC106313957 gene encoding uncharacterized protein LOC106313957 isoform X2 yields MQSQHNNTGWNPVPQFGGWDQKGSDETNYSVVFSKARANRKLNKGGVRHSSLGSEQELMASARRHHYHQQHLHHHRETQDDDPVMKKKRILTYINCCIRPN; encoded by the exons ATGCAATCTCAACAT AATAATACTGGATGGAATCCAGTTCCACAGTTCGGAGGGTGGGACCAAAAAGGATCAGACGAAACAAACTACTCTGTTGTGTTCTCAAAAGCTCGAGCTAACAGGAAGCTGAACAAAGGTGGTGTCAGACATTCTAGTTTGGGAAGCGAACAAGAACTCATGGCTAGTGCTCGTCGTCATCACTACCATCAACAACATCTTCACCATCACCGTGAAACCCAAGACGATGACCCTGTCATG AAGAAGAAGAGGATCTTGACCTACATTAATTGTTGTATCAGGCCGAACTAG
- the LOC106313956 gene encoding nudix hydrolase 20, chloroplastic, protein MACGFCSLRPTLTSLLSSHALALAPTPHWPSSSLRISRALSAATLPITSSSSFFTWDDVSEIGRKESASPQNASSDLTGFLEKVDRCNRGSEKLAEFIPFVIEEQIVGYIHKGFTEYLREFHDTFTFSKNGCLGGDYVTLNLMFEKPEDRTRAVADVIRILGDKGIIPGIRNELYPVKPSFNAPAVFSLERAAAPYFGLKGYGVHMNGYVERDGQKSLWIGKRSLTKSTYPGMLDHLVAGGLPHGISCGDNLVKECEEEAGISKVIADRAIPVGAVSYMDIDQYCFKRDVLFCYDLKLPEDFVPTNQDGEVESFKLIPAAQVANVIRETSFFKANCSLVIIDFLFRHGSIRPESSGYLDLYRSLRNGDCS, encoded by the exons ATGGCTTGTGGGTTTTGCTCGCTGCGTCCCACTCTCACTTCCTTACTCTCGTCCCACGCTCTTGCGCTTGCGCCCACTCCACACTGGCCTTCGAGCTCCCTGCGTATCTCCCGCGCTTTATCAGCTGCAACTCTTCCAATTACCTCCTCCTCCTCCTTCTTCACGTGGGATGACGTCTCCGAGATCGGTCGGAAGGAGTCTGCGTCTCCTCAAAACGCCTCCTCCGATCTCACCGGGTTTCTCGAGAAAGTCGACCGCTGCAATCGAGGATCC GAAAAGTTAGCTGAGTTCATACCCTTTGTCATAGAGGAACAAATCGTTGGTTATATCCATAAAGG ATTTACGGAGTACTTGAGGGAGTTTCATGATACATTCACGTTTTCAAAGAATGGTTGCCTTGGTGGTGACTATGTAACGCTTAATCTGATGTTTGAAAAGCCTGAAGATAGAACAAGAGCTGTTGCAGATGTGATCAGGATCTTGGGTGACAAAGGTATCATTCCAGGCATACGAAATGAG CTGTATCCTGTGAAACCATCTTTTAATGCTCCCGCCGTTTTTTCGCTAGAGCGTGCTGCTGCTCCTTATTTCGGATTAAAG GGATACGGAGTTCACATGAATGGGTATGTAGAAAGAGATGGACAAAAGTCTCTATGGATAGGAAAGAGAAGTCTCACAAAATCCACTTATCCAGGGATGCTTGATCATCTTGTTGCTGGAGGATTG CCTCACGGGATTAGCTGCGGTGACAATCTAGTAAAGGAATGTGAAGAGGAAGCTGGTATATCCAAAGTCATTGCTGATAG GGCGATACCGGTTGGTGCTGTTTCGTACATGGATATTGATCAGTACTGTTTCAAACGGGATGTGCTGTTTTGTTATGATTTGAAACTCCCTGAGGATTTTGTTCCCACAAATCAAG ATGGAGAAGTTGAGAGCTTCAAGTTGATTCCAGCAGCACAAGTTGCTAATGTGATTAGGGAGACTAGTTTTTTCAAGGCGAACTGTTCCCTTGTCATTATTGACTTCTTGTTTCGTCATGG GTCTATCAGACCAGAATCATCTGGTTACTTGGATCTATACCGAAGCTTGAGGAATGGAGATTGCTCATAA